AATGAAGAGGAAGAAATTAACGAGAAGAATTTTCTTTCTAAAATATTAAGTTCAAAAACCTTTACACTTAAAAATTACCACCACCTTGGTTATCAAAAGCATTTAAATGAAATGGATTCTGTAAAACTCATGCGTGAGGTTGAATTTGAAGTGATCCGTTTGGCCGAAATGATGAACAGTACGGAGAAAACAGAACCTTTTTTCCGCCGTGCAGATTTAGTAACTCTGAATTGTGATTCGATCGAAAGCAGAGGTGATGGGTTTTCTGTAAATCCACAAGTGAATGGTCTAAACCGACGGGAAATTTGTGCATATATGAAAGAAATCGGGTTAAGTCAGCAATTGAAATCGGTCGGGATTTTTAATTTTAATGCATTAACAGAAGATTTTCTAAACCACCAGTTACTGGCGCAAATGATCTGGCATCTGATCGAAGGCATCAATATTCAAAAATCTCACCCAACTGAAAGACAATACGAAACATTCTGGCTCATGATTGATGACCATAAATATGCTTTTCAACGCGAAACTTTTAGTGATCTCTGGTATTTTGGGGACGCAGAAAATGAGGCTGATCTTATTCCGTGTTCGCTTTCTGATTATGAAGCCGCTAAAAGAGGGTGCATCAGCCCGCGACTCTTGAAGCAATGATGATGTGTTTGGGAATTTTTTAACTCTAATTAAAATAACTATTTTTGCGCCTTAAACACAATGATGAAAAGCGCGGTAGCTAAAATTTTCAATTCTCCATTTCTGCTCATTCTCCTGACGGTCATCGTGAAGATTCCGATGTTTTTTACGAAAAATATTCAGGAAGATTCATTTATTACCTGGCGTGTGGCCAGAAATTTTATGAATTATGGAGTGATTGGTTTTAATGGAAGTGAAAGAATTTCCGCATCCACTACCCATCTTTATGTTTTTATCACCGCTTTTTTTGAGCTCATTTTCGGGGAACATTTTATTTTTCCCCTTTTAACCTTTAGCGGAATTTTATTTGCGGTCGGTTCCTATTGGTTCGCTAAAATATTATTTCCTGCTGACGTTTTTAAACGGGGAATATTTGTTCTTCTGCTCAATATCACCCCGCCGGCTTTAGCCGCTTCCTGTCTGGGAATGGAATATGGAATTCTATTCTTTCTATACAGTGGGTTGATCTATTTTGGACTGTATAAAAGCAAAAATTGGGCGTACTTCATCTTTCCTGTCCTTCTGCTTTGGACCCGAGTTGACACTGTAATTTTTCTGGGGATTTTCTTCTTAGCAGATGTTTATCTGCGCAGAAAAATGAATTTCATTTATATATTAGGCGGAGTAATCGGCGTGGTTTCCGTGGTGGGATTTAATTACCTCTATTTCGGAGAAATCGTAAATCATACCATTACAGCGAAAAAAATCGCGTATAAAAATCTTATCCAAAATAACAGCCTCGAATTTATGCTTTATCAATGGGCCTATTATGGTGGATTGATTAAAAAGTATAGTGTTTATACGTTTGTGCTTTTTGTGCTATTTCTATTTTTTCTGGCGTATGCCCTTTTTAAAATTCTTAAGAACGAGAATAAAGAAAAATCGACCGTGAAAGTGATCCTGGTTTTAATCGTGACTTTTGCACTGGCCAAAATAACCATTTTTTCTATTTTTAAAGCGTACTTTGATTGGTATTATTGGCTTCCGCGGGTTTTCCTCTTTGTGGTCATTCTGTATTATTTCTTAGAAATTCATGCTTGGAAGAAAAAAACAATGTTTAGTGGAGTTTGCCTTTTATTTATCGGATTGTACGGTCTTCAATTGGTCCAGTCCTATACGATTGGGTATATGGAAGAGCGTCAAAGAATGCAAATTGCGGCGGATCTGAATAGTGATAAAGTAAGCATTACACAATCAATTTTATTGGAACCGGCGGGTATTATTCCTTTTTTTACAGGAATGTACACGTATGATGAGGTGGGTTTGGTCAACGAAAGGATTAATGATGAAATGTTGAAAGATGAAAAATATTGGTGGATCAATTCTGTGAACCGATTTAAGCCGGATTATATTTTAACCATCGAAAATAAAGCAGGAGAAGAAAATAGTCTTTACCCAATTCCGGCTGAAAAACGTGGTGCTTTTAATGAACGTTATGAACTTGTGAAAACATATCCTATTGCAAAAATTCATGACACTGCACCGATGGTATTGAGATGGATTTATGGCATAAGACCTATTGGTAAAGATTACTATCTTTATAAAAAACGCAACGACTAACCGTAAAGATGATGGCAAAAGTTTCCGTAATTGTTCCGGTCTATCAAGTGGAAAAATATCTTCGAAAGTGTTTGGATTCATTAGCAAATCAAACCTTGCAGGATATCGAGATTCTAATTGTTAACGATGGAAGTACGGATGGCTCACAAGAAATTATCGATGAGTTTCAAAAAAATTACCCTTTAATTATAAAGTCTTTTGTTAAAGAGAATGGTGGATTGAGTGACGCCCGGAATTATGGTATCGATCGCGCTTCCGGCGAATTTATTGGATTTGTAGATAGTGATGATGAGGTTGCTGAAACCATGTTTGAAGAAATGTATTCTTTAGGAATAAAAAATAAAGCAGAAATTGTGGTCTGCAATCTTCAAAAAGTTAATGAACAGGGGAAAGTCGTCCAAAAACTGACTCAAATTCCCCATATGCCAGAGAAAATTGAACTGAAAAATCATTTCTCAGTGTTCTCAGATATATCTTATTTCGCGTGTAATAAAATCTTCAGAAAAGAACTTTTTAAGGACAAAAGATTTAAGAAAGGAGTTCATTTTGAAGATATTGAACTGATTCCGAAATTTGTTTTAGACAGCACGGTCATTGCGCAAACTCAGGAATACCATTACAATTATTTGGAAAGAAGCGATTCCATTACAAAAACTCATTCGACCAAGGGACTCGATATTCTGAAAGCTGTAGAAGAAGTAAGTTCCTATTTTAAAACTTCGAAATATGCAGTTTTAGAAAAAGATTTAAAGAATTTTCAGATTTTAGAAGGCGTTTACACCTTCCTTGCATACAGTGCATTTGTTAAAGAAGAAACTGCTTATAACGAGATGAATTTCGCTCTTCGGAATTTCATCAAAAAATATAAAATTTCAAAGGTAGAAATATTGACTTACAGCCGTTTTGGCAAGAATTATCTCTTATCTTTACCGCTGAAAAAACAACTATATTATCTGCTCTATTTCACCGGATTATATTCGATAGTGCGAAAATTACTCTAAGAAAAACACCTGTTTATTGATGCCAATTCTACATCCTATTTTCATTATTATTTTCCTCTTTCTTGCTTTTGCGAGTTACTGGGAGGTTTTTAGGTTAGAGAAAAAGCAGAGTATTTTTGTTTGGATTGCCGGAATTTTAATCGTTGTAGCAGTTGGTTTCCGCTTAAACGCGGGAGCCGATTATCCAATTTATCGCCAGCTTTTTGCCGGTTTTTCTTTATATACGACTTATAATGATGTTTGGGACAAGGCGCTTTTTCGACCGACCTCTGAAGAGATAGAATGGATCTTTGTGTTGATTAATAAATTGGTTTTCGATTTCGGAATGCCCTTTTATATCGTGACTTTTATCATGGCGCTTATTGCGGTGACCCTTAAATTTACGACCATCTATGAAAACGTGGCTTTTCCTTCTTTGGCGATCTTGTTTTATTTTATGCCGATTATGTTTTTCGAAGATTCTGGGCAGATGCGGCAAGGTTTGGGAATTGCAGTTTGCGTTGCTTCTTTTAAATTCATCAAGGACCGAAATCTCTTCATGTTTCTGCTTTGCATGTATATTGCGCTGGGTTTTCATAAAACTTCCATTGTCTTTTTACCTGCATACTGGCTGGTAAAAATTCCATTAAACAGTAAAAGAATTTTTTGGGTGCTGATCTTGGCATTACTTTCTTCGCCATTTGAATTGTATCGTTTGGGAGGCGACCTTTTCAGCGCTATTGCACCAGATGATCTTTCCGGCGCATATACAGGTTATGTAGATGACCGTTATTACGGGACCGAAGTAGAAACGGGATTAAATGATATTGTAAAATTATTCTTCATTGGCATTCTAATTAAATATGATAAAGAAGCCTGTGAAGAGGTCTTGTGGTACGAGTATATGCGCAATTTAGCTGTTGCTGGCTTGGCGCTCTTCTATTTTTTTCGGTCAAATGAGATTTTTGCAGTACGTTTGCCCGGAGCGTATATGTTTTTCGTTACCATGTTTTGCATGACGAATATTGTGTACGCAACCCGTGATCGAGCACGACAAATATTATATATCGGATTTATGACTTATCTGGTGGCTATGTTTTTTTACTTTGGTAAAGGGAACGGCGATAAAGGAAGTTTTACGAAAGACCGGTATACAAACGCACTTTGGTAGATCATATGAATGAAATAATTAAAAATTTATTAGCAGATTTTGGCATTCCTATTTTTTATGTAAAATTGGTTTTGGGACTTGTCATTTCATTTTTCATCACCTTTCTCTCGATTCCTACTATCGTGAAAATATCGCGGCGGAAAAACCTCATGGATGAACCAGGAACCCGAAGTTCACATCTAAGAAAGATCCCAAATCTCGGCGGAATTGCAATTTTCTATTCCTTGGCAGTCTGTGCCTCTATTTTTGCATTTGAACTTTTTGAACTGTACAAGTTTCTATTCGCTTCCCTCGTCATATTACTATACATCGGCGTGATGGATGATATTGTGGTCATGCGCGCCTATAAAAAACTCATTGCACAAATTATCGTAACTGCTTTAATGGTAATTGGGTCAGATGTAAGAATTCGGAGTATGTTCGGCGTTTTTGCGATTTATGAACTGAGTTACACCGTAAGTGTGATTTTCAGTATTTTTACTTTTATCATCCTGATCAATGCCTTTAATTTAATTGATGGAATTGATGGGCTTTCGGGTGGATATTCTGTAATATGCAGTGCTTTGTTTGGGATCAGCTATTTCCGATTAGGTGAATTTAATTATCCGTTGGTTGTTTTATCTGGCGTCATCATTGGTTCTGTGCTCGGATTTCTTTATTATAACCTGTCTCACTATAGAAATAACAAAGTTTTTATGGGCGATACTGGTTCTATGATTTTGGGATTTTTACTGGCGTTTACAGCAATTTGTTTTATGGATATTTTCATTGACAAAGAATTACCGGATGTCCCAAGATATTATTTACAAACCGCACCCGCAGTCGCTGTAGCAATTTTAATTCTGCCGATTGTGGATACTTTAAATGTGATTATTATTCGTTTGGTTAAAAGGCAATCTGTTTTTGGAGCCGACAAAAACCATATTCACCACAGTCTTTTAGAACTCGGGCTTACACACCGGCGGTCTACGGTTTACATATTAATTTATTATTTATTCATTGTGGCGGTCGCGTATTTTTTCCGTCAAATCAACGTGAATATTTTACTTTTCATTATTATGACGTTGGGATTTGTGGGTGCTTATATCCCGAAAATCATTCTTAAAACCCGAAAAAAAACTAATTAATTATTGTTATTTTTGCAAACTACATTATCACAAATGAAAATATTTAAAATTTCTTTAATTCTAATTTTACCCCTGTTGCTTTTTTCCTGCATTTCTTCTAAAGATGTGCGTTACATGCAACCAAACGAAAGTTTAGTCATCAATGAGGAAGGATTAGTACCTTACAATATTCCCGTTTACCGAATTACGAAAAACGATATTCTAACCCTGAACATTGTAACAACACCTAAGGGTGACGCTGCACAATTTTATTCCAGCCTTAATGCGCAATCTCCGGAAGCAGGAGCCTCTGGTAACCGAGGTGTATCTGTTTCTAATCAGTCAAATAATTCTGGTGGCGGCAATGTAAATATCTATTTTAATGGATTAAAGGTCGACTCCAATGGTGATGTTAATGTTTTTGGAATAGGATATATCAAAGCAGAAGGCAGAACTCTGGAAGATATGACGAAAGAAATTCAAAATAAAGTCAATGAAAATTTTGTAGAAGGCAAATCTGAAGTAAGATTGAATACCGACGGAATTACGTATTATATTTTGGGAGATGTAGAAACAGTAGAGATCAGCGGGGAGAAAAAAGCCCATAAAAACAGTTTAACAATCACTGAAGCTTTGGCGATTAATGGCGGTTTAAACAGAACAGTTGATCGTACAAATATTGTAATTCACCGAAAATTGCCGGAAGGAATTAAAATTGCGAAGATCGATTTAACACGTGAAGATGTGATGAATTCTCCCTATTATTGGGTACAGAACGGGGATGAAATTTTTTTAAATACCCGATCTAAAAACCTAAATGGGTTTGGAAAAGATCCTATATCAACACTAACAACCGGAGTTTCTGTGATCACGACCGCGATGTCGATTTATTTAATTCTAACACGACTCTAAATGATTCCGGTAAAAGAAAAAAATACGTCCAATCAGGATAAAATGAGCTCATTTGCCATTTTTGATATCGAATATTACATCCGCAGAATTATAAAGTATTGGTATTTATTCGTCATCATGGCAGCTTTGGGATATGGAATCTCGTGGTTCTATAGTAAATATTATGCGCAACGAATCTACGCGTCCAATTTATCTTTAAGTATTTCAAATAACCTGTTGTGCATTTAGCACAAATTAACTTTTAGTTTATTCAAACTTCTTTTGAAGACGAAAAAATTGAGGTATTGAATCATCGTAAAAGAAGTTATTTTCGACACTATCCTTGTCGCCAAACCTTGAAAGGTTTTTGCAAAGTTCACGTTTATTGTAAACTGGCCGCATAGTTGCGATATATTGGTTTCAATCCGTTTCCTTATGTTTGATTTTGTCCTTGAAAACTCTACAAAACCATGCTGGTTTTTCCTCATCGGGACCGAAAGATTTATCTTGGAATAGTTGAATAAATCTACTTGAAATTTTTTACTGATATATCCTCTGTCCCCGATCAATAAACAGTTTTTAAAGTTTTCCTTAATATCCTTGAGGTAATTTACATCATGAACATTTGCAGGGGTGAAATCAAAAGAGTGAAAGATTCCATTCTTGTCACAAACCGCATGAAGTTTATAGCCAAAATACCTTGACTTCTGCGCGGCACAATATCCAAACGAAGGTTTGATATCATCTGTGGAACAAATTGCCGAACGGTTTGCACGACTGAATTTACATATTTCAATCGGTGTTGAATCAACAATGAAGACATCGCTGAAATCAGAAAATTTACCGCTTAAGGTCTCCCTTATTTTTTCAATATATGGAAAAAGCCTCCTCCTTCTTTTATTGTAGACGCTCCTCTCGATCTTCCCATCCAAATCGGTTCCCGAAATACATCTAAACAACTGTAATTCAGAGTTAATGGACATGTATTCAGCGGTAATATTAAGTGCCACAAGTTCCAAGTCAGACATTTTCGGGAGTCTGATCTGCTTATTTGACTTAATATGTTTACAGGTTGCTGTCAATTCTTTTAAAATAATTTCGTAGTTTTGAATGAGATTGTTCATGTATTTAAATGACTTGGTAATCAATTAAATATACGATTTTTTAATCAAATGGACAATCTTTTTTCCTTTCAATTTCTAAATGCACAACAGGTTTCAAATAATACTGCGAGCTACTTTACGCCGAATCAGTCCATTAATTTTATCTGGGGACAAACCGGAAATCAGGACGGGGTTTATTTAAAGAAAATGTTGCTTTCACGGTCTCATAATGAGTATCTGGTAAATCAACTTGATTTGTATGTGAACTATGCGACCAAAGGTTTAATCAAGCAAACTTATCTTGATAAATACGATTCCCCTGTATTTTTTGAAATTGATAAATCTGTTCCGCAACAGGTTAACTATCAAATCACCTTGATTCCGAAAGGAGGAAATAAGTATGAAGTCGTGTTACCGAAGGACGGAGAATCTACTTCTCTTTATTCTTTTGAAAGTGAAGGATTTAAGGTTGTTCCAGCTTATAAAAGACCGGAAAATAAGATTATTTCTTTAAATGAATGGTATGTGTCGCCCAATTTGAAATTTAGATTATTGAAGAATGAGCAGCCAAGTT
This DNA window, taken from Kaistella carnis, encodes the following:
- a CDS encoding arginase family protein, producing MNLEDILIAPREIKTEKWQLGNIISAEIPENGIVLLFSSDYRGLKNGQVELVDFRKVRKELYHLSKLDFEVPICDLGDLISGKTSQDTQYILQEVLSMCHYKNTIPVVIGGSNDLAFALFSALNFHHKNINYTQISNLITLANEEEEINEKNFLSKILSSKTFTLKNYHHLGYQKHLNEMDSVKLMREVEFEVIRLAEMMNSTEKTEPFFRRADLVTLNCDSIESRGDGFSVNPQVNGLNRREICAYMKEIGLSQQLKSVGIFNFNALTEDFLNHQLLAQMIWHLIEGINIQKSHPTERQYETFWLMIDDHKYAFQRETFSDLWYFGDAENEADLIPCSLSDYEAAKRGCISPRLLKQ
- a CDS encoding glycosyltransferase family 2 protein, translated to MAKVSVIVPVYQVEKYLRKCLDSLANQTLQDIEILIVNDGSTDGSQEIIDEFQKNYPLIIKSFVKENGGLSDARNYGIDRASGEFIGFVDSDDEVAETMFEEMYSLGIKNKAEIVVCNLQKVNEQGKVVQKLTQIPHMPEKIELKNHFSVFSDISYFACNKIFRKELFKDKRFKKGVHFEDIELIPKFVLDSTVIAQTQEYHYNYLERSDSITKTHSTKGLDILKAVEEVSSYFKTSKYAVLEKDLKNFQILEGVYTFLAYSAFVKEETAYNEMNFALRNFIKKYKISKVEILTYSRFGKNYLLSLPLKKQLYYLLYFTGLYSIVRKLL
- a CDS encoding EpsG family protein, encoding MPILHPIFIIIFLFLAFASYWEVFRLEKKQSIFVWIAGILIVVAVGFRLNAGADYPIYRQLFAGFSLYTTYNDVWDKALFRPTSEEIEWIFVLINKLVFDFGMPFYIVTFIMALIAVTLKFTTIYENVAFPSLAILFYFMPIMFFEDSGQMRQGLGIAVCVASFKFIKDRNLFMFLLCMYIALGFHKTSIVFLPAYWLVKIPLNSKRIFWVLILALLSSPFELYRLGGDLFSAIAPDDLSGAYTGYVDDRYYGTEVETGLNDIVKLFFIGILIKYDKEACEEVLWYEYMRNLAVAGLALFYFFRSNEIFAVRLPGAYMFFVTMFCMTNIVYATRDRARQILYIGFMTYLVAMFFYFGKGNGDKGSFTKDRYTNALW
- a CDS encoding glycosyltransferase family 4 protein, which produces MNEIIKNLLADFGIPIFYVKLVLGLVISFFITFLSIPTIVKISRRKNLMDEPGTRSSHLRKIPNLGGIAIFYSLAVCASIFAFELFELYKFLFASLVILLYIGVMDDIVVMRAYKKLIAQIIVTALMVIGSDVRIRSMFGVFAIYELSYTVSVIFSIFTFIILINAFNLIDGIDGLSGGYSVICSALFGISYFRLGEFNYPLVVLSGVIIGSVLGFLYYNLSHYRNNKVFMGDTGSMILGFLLAFTAICFMDIFIDKELPDVPRYYLQTAPAVAVAILILPIVDTLNVIIIRLVKRQSVFGADKNHIHHSLLELGLTHRRSTVYILIYYLFIVAVAYFFRQINVNILLFIIMTLGFVGAYIPKIILKTRKKTN
- a CDS encoding polysaccharide biosynthesis/export family protein, with translation MKIFKISLILILPLLLFSCISSKDVRYMQPNESLVINEEGLVPYNIPVYRITKNDILTLNIVTTPKGDAAQFYSSLNAQSPEAGASGNRGVSVSNQSNNSGGGNVNIYFNGLKVDSNGDVNVFGIGYIKAEGRTLEDMTKEIQNKVNENFVEGKSEVRLNTDGITYYILGDVETVEISGEKKAHKNSLTITEALAINGGLNRTVDRTNIVIHRKLPEGIKIAKIDLTREDVMNSPYYWVQNGDEIFLNTRSKNLNGFGKDPISTLTTGVSVITTAMSIYLILTRL
- a CDS encoding IS982 family transposase, which translates into the protein MNNLIQNYEIILKELTATCKHIKSNKQIRLPKMSDLELVALNITAEYMSINSELQLFRCISGTDLDGKIERSVYNKRRRRLFPYIEKIRETLSGKFSDFSDVFIVDSTPIEICKFSRANRSAICSTDDIKPSFGYCAAQKSRYFGYKLHAVCDKNGIFHSFDFTPANVHDVNYLKDIKENFKNCLLIGDRGYISKKFQVDLFNYSKINLSVPMRKNQHGFVEFSRTKSNIRKRIETNISQLCGQFTINVNFAKTFQGLATRIVSKITSFTMIQYLNFFVFKRSLNKLKVNLC